The Aerosakkonema funiforme FACHB-1375 genome has a window encoding:
- the cas3 gene encoding type I-D CRISPR-associated helicase Cas3', whose translation MKITLLPLFSKQNTDSEHCALGCRGQCKVKEKAPKFGENRDAPCILSLHQVETCAQVLYGDAEIIFNTSATGDGKSLAAQLSSLIDLRFRTIALYPTIELVTDQEKQVANYCTYFNLDASKRVDSLYGAELARRVEAAEKGNKFKELSKVIERKSVILTNPDIFHLVTHFRYYNPAYDRALLPLLFARNLDLYVADEFHIFGVHQEAAILNSLLLIRYNRPRKRPMKVLFTSATPKPSFIKKLQEAGFKVAEVKGSYESESTPGYRQILQSVELEFVQLDRDSDSLSWLKEQAETIRQILEAEGRGRGLIILNSVAQVSRAVRELQAIFPEDKVKVREISGRIDRQERTVTQTELQNAEQSVLVIGTSAVDVGVDFRIHLLIFEASDSATFIQRLGRLGRHPGFSAYKAFVLLSGRTPWIMARLNEKLAEVKTVNRNDFREMIEDAFDPPAEFERYRAYWGALQAQGMLLKMTGENADVMRQIQAKMTDDLRQVYGEQLDKKRGHWFALKNDATGKAVQEELLRFRGGSDLQAAVWDESRFYTYDLLRLLPYAEVEIIDRDRFLAAATKFNHPATEFPDKYIQVYLKIKEWTDERFDIQLECDRTTEELKQCSLIQLDKLSIVGHPQSEVKKCLRKRKLLAFIVSVNRSQAYSHWDVSRKLHLNPTFGLYRLTDADGVTYATAFNQDALLLEAMKWRLKPCETAKPYIY comes from the coding sequence ATGAAAATTACCTTACTTCCCTTATTTTCTAAGCAAAATACCGATTCCGAGCATTGTGCTTTGGGATGTCGGGGTCAGTGCAAAGTTAAGGAGAAAGCACCGAAGTTTGGGGAAAATCGGGATGCACCCTGTATTTTGTCCTTACACCAGGTTGAAACTTGCGCCCAAGTGCTGTACGGTGATGCAGAGATTATTTTCAATACGTCGGCGACGGGAGATGGGAAATCGCTGGCGGCGCAATTGTCAAGTTTAATCGATTTGAGGTTTCGCACGATCGCACTTTATCCGACGATTGAATTAGTAACGGATCAAGAAAAGCAAGTTGCCAACTATTGCACATATTTCAATTTGGATGCAAGTAAGCGCGTCGATAGTCTTTACGGTGCGGAATTAGCGCGGCGAGTGGAAGCAGCAGAAAAAGGCAATAAATTTAAGGAATTATCGAAAGTAATTGAACGGAAATCTGTGATTCTCACTAACCCGGATATTTTTCATTTAGTTACTCATTTTCGTTATTATAATCCGGCTTACGATCGCGCTTTGTTGCCATTACTTTTTGCCAGAAATCTCGACCTATATGTAGCTGATGAATTTCATATTTTTGGCGTGCATCAGGAAGCGGCAATTTTAAATAGTTTGCTGTTAATTCGTTACAACCGACCGCGCAAGCGTCCGATGAAAGTTTTGTTTACTTCTGCTACCCCTAAACCCAGTTTTATTAAAAAACTCCAAGAAGCAGGTTTTAAAGTAGCAGAAGTGAAGGGAAGTTATGAATCTGAATCTACACCGGGATATCGCCAAATTTTGCAATCGGTAGAATTAGAATTCGTGCAGTTAGACCGAGATTCCGATTCGCTAAGTTGGTTGAAAGAACAAGCAGAAACAATTAGACAAATTCTGGAAGCGGAAGGGAGAGGACGAGGGTTAATTATTCTCAATTCGGTGGCGCAAGTTAGCCGCGCCGTGCGAGAATTACAAGCTATTTTTCCTGAAGATAAAGTGAAAGTGCGAGAGATTAGCGGACGGATCGATCGCCAAGAAAGAACTGTTACTCAAACAGAGTTACAAAATGCCGAACAATCGGTTTTAGTTATCGGTACATCGGCGGTAGATGTGGGAGTAGATTTTAGAATTCATTTGTTAATTTTCGAGGCGAGTGATTCGGCTACTTTTATTCAAAGATTGGGTCGTTTGGGTCGTCATCCAGGTTTTTCAGCTTACAAAGCATTTGTGTTACTTTCAGGTCGCACGCCTTGGATTATGGCAAGATTAAATGAGAAATTGGCAGAGGTTAAAACAGTTAATAGAAATGATTTTCGGGAGATGATAGAAGATGCTTTCGATCCTCCCGCAGAGTTTGAACGATATCGCGCTTATTGGGGTGCATTGCAAGCGCAGGGAATGTTACTGAAAATGACAGGTGAAAATGCCGATGTCATGCGACAAATTCAAGCAAAAATGACTGATGATTTGCGACAAGTTTATGGCGAACAATTGGATAAAAAACGCGGTCATTGGTTTGCATTGAAAAATGATGCAACTGGTAAAGCAGTACAGGAAGAATTATTGCGCTTTCGTGGCGGTTCGGATTTGCAAGCAGCAGTTTGGGATGAGTCGCGATTTTATACTTACGATTTGTTGCGGCTTTTACCTTATGCGGAAGTGGAAATTATCGATCGCGATCGCTTTTTAGCCGCCGCTACAAAATTTAACCATCCAGCGACAGAATTTCCCGATAAATACATTCAAGTTTACTTGAAAATTAAGGAATGGACAGATGAAAGATTTGACATTCAATTGGAGTGCGATCGCACCACCGAAGAACTGAAACAATGCAGTTTAATTCAATTAGATAAACTTAGCATTGTCGGACATCCGCAAAGTGAAGTAAAAAAATGTCTTCGCAAACGAAAATTACTGGCTTTTATCGTATCTGTCAACCGCAGTCAAGCTTATAGCCATTGGGATGTCAGTCGCAAATTACATCTCAATCCCACATTTGGATTGTATCGACTTACCGATGCTGATGGTGTCACTTATGCGACTGCATTTAATCAAGATGCTTTGTTGTTGGAAGCAATGAAATGGCGACTCAAACCTTGCGAAACTGCAAAACCTTATATCTATTAA
- a CDS encoding tetratricopeptide repeat protein, translated as MLEFVALLSTGFWLFMIYDCVQNERERNTWLWILIFLNFPGAVIYFLTRKLPRMDVTVPKYFTRWTRSRELWIAEADAKNIGKAHQFVILGNLLSEMGMLERAEIAYKTALEKEPDHTQALWGAAFVDMQNKKFGSAKEYLEKLLKLEPDHKYGDGSLAYAKTLVALQDWEAAKAHLEKDIRQWSHPEAYIMMATIQSQEGNPQEARRYVETMLSRVRGSSYFHYKRNRHWVNKGEKFLKSLPK; from the coding sequence ATGTTAGAATTCGTAGCTTTGTTATCAACAGGCTTCTGGTTATTCATGATTTACGATTGCGTTCAAAACGAGCGTGAAAGGAATACTTGGCTTTGGATTTTAATTTTCCTCAATTTTCCCGGTGCTGTTATCTACTTTTTAACGCGAAAGCTGCCCAGAATGGATGTTACCGTACCCAAGTACTTTACTCGCTGGACGCGCAGCCGGGAACTTTGGATTGCGGAAGCAGATGCAAAAAATATCGGTAAGGCACATCAGTTTGTTATCTTGGGAAATCTTCTCTCCGAGATGGGAATGCTAGAACGAGCCGAAATTGCCTACAAAACAGCTTTAGAAAAAGAACCGGATCATACCCAAGCTCTTTGGGGCGCTGCGTTCGTTGATATGCAGAATAAAAAATTTGGTAGCGCTAAGGAATATTTGGAAAAACTGTTAAAATTAGAACCGGATCATAAATATGGAGATGGTTCTCTTGCTTATGCTAAAACCCTAGTCGCTCTGCAAGATTGGGAAGCGGCTAAAGCACATTTGGAAAAAGACATCAGACAGTGGAGTCATCCCGAAGCATATATTATGATGGCAACAATTCAGTCCCAAGAAGGTAATCCCCAAGAAGCTCGGAGATATGTGGAGACAATGCTGTCGAGAGTTAGAGGTTCTTCTTATTTTCACTACAAGCGCAATCGCCATTGGGTTAATAAGGGAGAAAAATTCTTAAAAAGTTTGCCTAAATAA
- the hrcA gene encoding heat-inducible transcriptional repressor HrcA, giving the protein MQIHLTDRQQHILWATVRHYIATAEPVGSKALLEEYKLSVSPATVRNAMNVLEKAGLLYQPHTSAGRVPSDSGYRIYVDQLISPDGTLARQVEQLLQDKLNKENWSFEALLQGAAQILATLSGYITLITMPQTRTTQLRHLQLVQMEPGQVMLIVVMDNYETQSVLMELPIPIDVPKPDAEIIDRELQILSNFLNSQLRGRSLLELAALDWTQIDREFQSYGEFLKNLFAEVSRRSQPAACTQILIRGVAEVLRQPEFSELQQIKTLIHLLEEEQDQLWPLIFESPEVEGIGESQAGRLCHKNQQGKRVTVRIGAENPLEPIRTCTLISATYRQGTVPVGSVGVLGPTRMVYENAIAVVEAAADYLSEALS; this is encoded by the coding sequence ATGCAAATCCATCTTACAGATCGGCAACAACATATTCTTTGGGCAACGGTTCGCCACTATATAGCCACGGCAGAACCGGTAGGGTCGAAAGCCTTGCTAGAAGAGTACAAACTCAGTGTCAGCCCAGCCACGGTTCGCAATGCCATGAACGTTTTAGAAAAAGCTGGGTTACTTTATCAACCCCACACTTCTGCGGGACGGGTTCCCTCGGACTCTGGCTATCGTATTTACGTTGACCAGCTGATATCGCCGGATGGAACCCTGGCGCGGCAGGTGGAACAATTGCTGCAAGATAAGCTAAATAAGGAGAATTGGAGCTTTGAGGCGCTGTTGCAGGGTGCGGCTCAAATTCTCGCGACTCTGAGCGGTTACATCACCCTCATCACTATGCCTCAGACTCGCACTACCCAACTGCGACATTTGCAATTGGTACAAATGGAACCGGGTCAGGTAATGCTGATTGTGGTGATGGATAACTATGAAACGCAGTCGGTTTTAATGGAGTTACCCATACCAATTGATGTCCCTAAACCGGATGCAGAAATTATCGATCGAGAGTTGCAAATTTTATCTAATTTTTTGAATAGTCAGCTGCGGGGACGATCGCTTTTGGAATTGGCGGCGTTAGACTGGACTCAGATCGATCGCGAATTTCAAAGCTATGGGGAATTCCTCAAAAATTTATTTGCAGAAGTATCTCGTCGCAGTCAACCGGCAGCTTGCACGCAAATTCTGATTCGCGGAGTTGCCGAAGTGCTGCGTCAACCAGAATTTTCCGAGTTGCAGCAAATCAAAACATTGATTCATTTGTTAGAAGAAGAACAAGACCAACTGTGGCCGTTAATTTTTGAATCGCCAGAAGTGGAGGGAATAGGTGAATCACAGGCGGGACGCCTGTGCCACAAGAATCAACAAGGTAAACGGGTGACGGTGCGAATTGGTGCGGAAAATCCTTTAGAACCGATACGCACCTGTACGCTGATTTCCGCAACTTATCGACAGGGTACAGTGCCGGTGGGAAGTGTCGGCGTTTTGGGCCCTACCCGGATGGTATATGAAAATGCGATCGCTGTCGTAGAAGCTGCCGCCGACTATCTCTCGGAAGCATTGAGTTAA
- a CDS encoding GNAT family N-acetyltransferase: protein MTSKIEFGTVSNPEDAQSLGEMLCQCFNFPIADWPEYRDRIGLENFRVVRQTGEIVGGLAIYRMGQWFGQQSVPMAGIAAVGVPPEHRGKKVAIELLSNTIRELYHKGVPISTLYPATQRLYRQMGYEQAGSRCCWELPTESIKSIDRTLSVQKIKTIQSETLAKIYHQQAQQINGNLDRNPAIWRGIVEHKENVVHAYLIGAETQPEGYIIFSQKSEGNNLYLEIWDWVALTPAAIERLWTFIADHRSQVKNVRWYSGAIDPRLLLLPEQTAKIRFHEMWFLRIINVEKALNLRGYPPEVEAELHLAVKDTWIPDNNSNFVLTVSGGQGEVTKGGRGDLQLEIRALAPLYTGLFTPLQLQMAGQLEATDKAILIATQMFADSHPWMPDFF, encoded by the coding sequence ATGACATCAAAAATTGAATTTGGTACTGTATCTAACCCAGAGGACGCTCAAAGTCTGGGGGAAATGCTTTGTCAATGCTTTAATTTTCCCATAGCTGATTGGCCAGAATATCGCGATCGCATTGGTTTAGAAAACTTCCGAGTTGTTCGTCAAACAGGAGAAATTGTTGGCGGTTTGGCTATTTACCGCATGGGACAGTGGTTCGGTCAACAATCTGTACCGATGGCGGGAATAGCAGCAGTTGGCGTACCGCCAGAACATCGCGGCAAAAAAGTAGCGATCGAACTTTTAAGCAACACCATACGCGAACTTTATCACAAAGGCGTACCAATTTCAACACTTTATCCCGCTACCCAACGCCTCTACCGCCAAATGGGATACGAACAAGCGGGAAGTCGTTGCTGTTGGGAGTTACCAACCGAGAGTATTAAGTCGATCGATCGCACTTTGTCAGTACAAAAAATCAAAACCATTCAATCTGAAACTCTCGCAAAAATTTACCATCAACAAGCCCAACAAATCAACGGCAATTTAGATCGCAATCCCGCTATATGGCGTGGAATAGTCGAACATAAAGAAAACGTAGTTCACGCCTACCTCATCGGTGCAGAAACTCAACCAGAAGGTTACATAATTTTCAGCCAAAAAAGTGAAGGTAACAATCTATACTTGGAAATTTGGGATTGGGTAGCGCTAACACCAGCAGCGATCGAGCGTTTGTGGACATTCATCGCCGATCATCGATCGCAAGTCAAGAATGTCAGGTGGTATTCTGGTGCGATCGATCCTCGACTGCTGTTGCTACCAGAACAAACCGCCAAAATTCGCTTTCACGAAATGTGGTTTTTGCGGATAATAAATGTCGAAAAAGCTCTGAATTTGCGCGGATATCCACCAGAGGTAGAAGCCGAATTGCATCTAGCAGTTAAAGATACTTGGATACCGGATAACAATAGTAATTTTGTCCTTACAGTATCCGGCGGACAAGGGGAAGTAACTAAAGGTGGCAGAGGTGATTTGCAGTTGGAAATTCGAGCCTTAGCGCCGCTTTACACAGGTTTGTTTACACCATTACAACTGCAAATGGCAGGACAATTAGAAGCAACTGACAAAGCAATCTTAATTGCGACGCAGATGTTTGCCGATTCTCATCCGTGGATGCCAGATTTCTTTTAA
- a CDS encoding DUF2834 domain-containing protein: MPRKIAFWLLWIGFVSYAFLLAPPTQPDTWMLIKNLSLGELEGINPIIVSLFYIMGVWPMIYSCVLFIDGKGQKIRAWPFAIGSFGVGAFAVLPYLALREQNIEFIGEKNIFLKVVDSRWTAIFISLIAVGLVGYAMLAGDWGDFIKKWQTSQFIHVMSLDFCMLCLLFPALVRDDMARRDIKDRQVFGAVSFIPLFGALLYLCLRPPLPKSSEKVARETVSSTVQ, translated from the coding sequence ATGCCTAGAAAAATTGCCTTTTGGTTACTGTGGATTGGGTTTGTCAGCTACGCCTTTCTACTCGCTCCGCCTACACAACCAGATACATGGATGTTAATTAAAAATCTTTCGCTAGGGGAGTTAGAAGGTATTAATCCCATAATTGTCTCCCTTTTCTATATTATGGGTGTTTGGCCGATGATTTACAGTTGTGTGCTGTTTATTGACGGCAAAGGGCAGAAAATTCGTGCATGGCCTTTTGCGATTGGTTCTTTTGGTGTAGGAGCATTTGCAGTATTGCCATATTTAGCTTTGCGCGAACAAAATATAGAATTTATCGGAGAAAAAAATATATTTCTCAAGGTAGTTGATTCGCGCTGGACGGCTATTTTTATTAGTTTGATCGCTGTCGGTTTAGTTGGCTATGCAATGCTTGCTGGAGACTGGGGAGATTTTATTAAAAAATGGCAAACCAGTCAATTTATTCATGTGATGAGCTTGGATTTTTGTATGCTTTGTCTGTTGTTTCCGGCGCTAGTAAGAGACGATATGGCGCGTCGCGATATCAAAGATAGACAAGTTTTTGGGGCTGTTTCGTTTATTCCTTTGTTTGGCGCACTTTTATATCTTTGTTTGCGTCCGCCTTTGCCAAAATCTAGTGAGAAGGTAGCTAGAGAAACTGTTAGCAGCACAGTACAATAG
- a CDS encoding DUF4342 domain-containing protein has translation MNENFERQDNQFNAGTNESATAPKTTVQVETKITEVVTDEEPQGKGRQEEFKISGDSLVAKVKELIYQGNIRRIIIKNEEGRTLIEVPLTIGLVGGVIGATMFPVIAALGAIGAVVAHLTLVVERRE, from the coding sequence ATGAATGAAAATTTTGAGAGACAAGACAACCAATTTAACGCCGGAACTAACGAATCTGCGACTGCACCCAAAACCACTGTGCAAGTGGAAACTAAAATAACAGAAGTAGTCACTGACGAAGAACCCCAAGGAAAAGGTCGCCAAGAGGAATTCAAGATTAGCGGCGATAGCCTGGTAGCAAAAGTAAAAGAACTGATTTATCAAGGCAATATTCGTCGCATCATTATCAAAAATGAAGAAGGACGCACCTTAATAGAAGTACCTCTAACTATTGGATTAGTTGGCGGAGTTATTGGTGCGACCATGTTTCCAGTTATTGCGGCTCTTGGTGCGATCGGTGCAGTCGTGGCGCATCTTACACTTGTCGTGGAACGCAGAGAATAA
- a CDS encoding rhodanese-like domain-containing protein — protein MSSFQGLKQPIPQISVEQLASLLAAGKENLQLVDVREPQEVAIARLKGFENLPLSEFGKWSGEIQNRFDPHAETIVLCHHGVRSAQMCQWLIVEGFTNVKNVTGGIDAYSAVVDSTIPRY, from the coding sequence GTGAGTAGCTTTCAGGGATTGAAACAACCCATCCCCCAAATTAGCGTGGAGCAGTTAGCCAGCCTACTGGCGGCTGGGAAAGAGAATCTACAGTTGGTGGATGTCCGAGAACCGCAAGAAGTTGCGATCGCCAGGTTGAAAGGTTTTGAGAATCTACCTTTGAGCGAGTTTGGCAAATGGTCTGGTGAGATCCAAAACCGCTTCGATCCTCACGCAGAGACAATAGTACTTTGCCACCACGGTGTCCGCTCTGCCCAAATGTGTCAGTGGTTGATCGTGGAAGGATTTACCAATGTCAAAAATGTCACAGGTGGTATTGATGCTTACTCTGCCGTAGTTGATTCTACAATTCCTCGTTACTAG
- a CDS encoding helix-turn-helix transcriptional regulator, with protein sequence MPRKKETITLSIPPGTKEQLEDIAAQFKILWGDRPSISGLLVAIAQAELELGQRFTLTPVQVQALEQAIKLLIDSGYVTEAQTLMALLLERGNLDSPLRQSFLQQISQSLPAWRVLLDRQIASRQPFRLLYRDAQQRDWVFTVRYAEILLREKRLYLETWNEETEGNRDLPELAHNRSLRLDRIKDLNILPSDGVWRENLDFVKVYLHFKGELANSYESKRGDISDERDGNIRKVVRQVSSTFWLNREILAYRAGCEIVGPENVRDRFKREAQAICQVYDSPTDST encoded by the coding sequence ATGCCTCGCAAAAAAGAAACGATTACACTGTCTATACCACCCGGAACCAAAGAGCAGCTAGAAGATATCGCCGCTCAATTCAAGATTTTATGGGGCGATCGACCGAGTATTTCCGGCTTATTAGTTGCGATCGCCCAAGCCGAACTCGAACTAGGGCAGCGATTTACACTTACACCCGTACAGGTGCAAGCCCTAGAACAAGCAATTAAACTGCTGATCGATTCGGGATACGTTACCGAGGCGCAAACCTTAATGGCTTTACTACTAGAACGCGGAAATCTCGATTCCCCCCTGCGCCAGTCCTTTCTACAACAAATCAGTCAGTCCCTCCCCGCTTGGCGAGTGTTGCTCGATCGCCAAATTGCCAGTCGCCAACCCTTCCGCCTCCTCTATCGCGACGCACAGCAGCGAGATTGGGTGTTTACCGTGCGTTACGCCGAAATCTTGCTCAGAGAAAAACGACTGTACCTAGAAACCTGGAATGAAGAAACCGAAGGCAATCGCGATTTACCAGAACTCGCGCACAACCGTTCTCTCAGACTCGATCGCATTAAAGACCTCAACATCCTCCCCAGCGACGGTGTATGGCGAGAAAATCTGGATTTTGTCAAAGTGTACTTACACTTTAAGGGCGAACTGGCCAATAGCTACGAATCGAAACGCGGGGACATCAGCGACGAACGAGACGGCAACATCCGCAAGGTAGTGCGTCAGGTGTCAAGCACCTTTTGGCTAAATCGGGAGATATTAGCTTATCGCGCTGGCTGCGAAATTGTTGGGCCAGAGAATGTGCGCGATCGTTTCAAGCGAGAGGCGCAAGCAATTTGCCAAGTATACGATTCGCCAACTGATAGCACGTAA